A single window of Kitasatospora sp. HUAS MG31 DNA harbors:
- a CDS encoding NUDIX hydrolase — protein MSEAPEFKSREEWLNSLHRVYAASGCLISDPEGRVLIVKAGYRDHWQFVGGTVDLGENPQHCAERELLEETGLVRPAGELLAVGWTNPSGELAHPACHFLFDFGTLPADSTITLPAGELDAYRWVEVDEALDLLGPARALRLQAGLAARADGRTRVITTPVPGF, from the coding sequence ATGTCGGAAGCGCCGGAGTTCAAGTCCCGCGAGGAATGGCTGAATTCACTGCACCGCGTGTACGCCGCATCGGGCTGCCTGATCAGCGACCCGGAAGGCCGGGTGCTGATCGTCAAGGCCGGCTACCGCGACCACTGGCAGTTCGTCGGCGGCACCGTCGACCTCGGCGAGAACCCGCAGCACTGCGCGGAGCGCGAACTCCTGGAGGAGACCGGCCTGGTCCGGCCCGCCGGTGAACTCCTCGCCGTGGGCTGGACCAACCCCTCCGGCGAACTCGCCCACCCCGCCTGCCACTTCCTCTTCGACTTCGGCACGCTCCCGGCCGACTCGACGATCACCCTGCCGGCCGGCGAACTCGACGCCTACCGCTGGGTCGAGGTCGACGAGGCGCTCGACCTGCTCGGCCCGGCCCGCGCGCTGCGCCTCCAGGCCGGCCTCGCCGCCCGCGCGGACGGCCGCACCCGGGTGATCACCACCCCGGTCCCGGGTTTCTGA
- a CDS encoding lysylphosphatidylglycerol synthase transmembrane domain-containing protein encodes MATVIQADESREAAPERPERADRRVRHPASLIRVLTGLATTGLVLLLADYAEGTAGGLDADVTLGAGMLPWPPVQLAGALCAAALLVVPLGFAVDRLVRGEGRRIPDGVLAAVAAYGLALGLDLAVGDLTALTHPSPDGPGHTDPVYGHLAPVIAFMTAVGLSGLRRWRTALTAALGLAALSGLITGYATPLSLVLALLVGWTTAQTVRYAVGEPTHTPTLRQIAHALAQAGVRPDAVRPTGRTRYLATQHEDGPDLDVHLLDRRAQANGLPHHLWQLLRLRTAPRPLGLRPLRAGAEHLALLAYAAAAAGVRTRRPAAVTEVGPEAMLVAYPHLAARPLGELADEELTDPLLVDAWRQLRLLQGRRIAHRGLGPESVLVDDAGQVHLAEPADGEIAAGDLLLRLDVAGLLTAVALRVGPERAVAAAMAVLGPAAVGAALPLLQPIALPRGTRAALKEQPGLPARIRAEVLLHLPQAPVEPVRLERLRPRVLVTLVAGILAGYLLLRYLFGSGSNPFALLAGADPLWLAGAVVAAAASYLAATLGFVGFVPERLSFGRALAAQLAGSFVKLVSPGGVGGVALNTRFLQSAGIPTAQALSSVGASQLIGLGLHLVQLALFGALLGLGPAAGSESKLPDPWVMGLALAGVGVLLLSVVAVPVLRRRVQTLLRPLRAEVLPRLLDLLQQPGKLAAGLAGQLLVSMAFVVCLYCCVQAVGRQPDFSAVAVTFLAGNAVGSAAPTPGGVGGVETVMTKMLASTGAMDEGAALAAVMLFRLLVFLLPVLPGWAAFAWLQRRKAL; translated from the coding sequence GTGGCCACGGTGATACAAGCTGACGAGTCCCGGGAGGCGGCCCCGGAACGCCCCGAGCGGGCCGACCGGCGCGTCCGGCACCCCGCCTCGCTGATCCGCGTGCTCACCGGGCTGGCCACGACCGGCCTGGTGCTGCTGCTCGCCGACTACGCGGAGGGCACCGCCGGCGGGCTGGACGCCGACGTCACCCTCGGCGCCGGCATGCTGCCCTGGCCGCCGGTGCAGCTGGCCGGGGCGCTGTGCGCGGCCGCGCTGCTGGTGGTCCCGCTCGGCTTCGCCGTCGACCGGCTGGTCCGCGGCGAGGGCCGCCGGATCCCGGACGGCGTGCTGGCAGCGGTGGCCGCGTACGGGCTGGCGCTCGGGCTGGACCTCGCGGTCGGCGACCTGACCGCCCTCACCCACCCCTCGCCGGACGGCCCGGGCCACACCGACCCGGTGTACGGCCACCTCGCCCCCGTCATCGCCTTCATGACCGCCGTCGGCCTCTCCGGGCTGCGCCGCTGGCGCACCGCGCTGACCGCCGCGCTCGGCCTGGCCGCGCTCTCCGGCCTGATCACCGGCTACGCCACCCCGCTCTCGCTGGTGCTGGCCCTGCTGGTCGGCTGGACCACCGCCCAGACCGTCCGGTACGCGGTCGGCGAGCCCACGCACACCCCGACCCTCCGCCAGATCGCGCACGCGCTGGCCCAGGCGGGGGTGCGGCCGGACGCCGTCCGGCCGACCGGCCGCACCCGCTACCTGGCCACCCAGCACGAGGACGGCCCCGACCTGGACGTCCACCTGCTCGACCGCCGCGCCCAGGCCAACGGCCTGCCGCACCACCTGTGGCAGCTGCTGAGGCTGCGCACGGCACCCCGCCCGCTGGGCCTGCGCCCGCTGCGCGCCGGCGCCGAGCACCTGGCCCTGCTGGCGTACGCGGCGGCCGCCGCAGGGGTGCGCACCCGCCGGCCCGCCGCGGTCACCGAGGTGGGGCCCGAGGCCATGCTGGTGGCGTACCCCCACCTGGCGGCCCGTCCGCTCGGCGAGCTGGCGGACGAGGAGCTGACCGACCCGCTGCTGGTGGACGCCTGGCGCCAGCTGCGCCTGCTGCAGGGGCGCCGGATCGCCCACCGCGGCCTCGGCCCGGAGTCCGTGCTGGTGGACGACGCCGGGCAGGTGCACCTGGCGGAGCCGGCCGACGGGGAGATCGCCGCCGGCGACCTGCTGCTCCGCCTGGACGTGGCCGGTCTGCTGACCGCCGTCGCCCTGCGGGTGGGTCCGGAGCGGGCGGTGGCGGCGGCGATGGCGGTGCTCGGCCCGGCCGCGGTCGGCGCGGCGCTGCCGCTGCTGCAGCCGATCGCCCTCCCCCGCGGTACCCGGGCGGCGCTCAAGGAGCAGCCGGGCCTGCCCGCCCGGATCCGCGCCGAGGTGCTGCTCCACCTGCCGCAGGCGCCGGTCGAGCCGGTGCGGCTGGAGCGGTTGCGGCCGCGGGTCCTGGTCACCCTGGTGGCGGGCATCCTGGCCGGGTACCTGCTGCTGAGGTACCTGTTCGGCAGCGGCAGCAACCCGTTCGCGCTGCTGGCGGGCGCCGATCCGCTCTGGCTGGCGGGCGCGGTGGTGGCCGCCGCGGCCAGCTACCTGGCGGCGACGCTGGGGTTCGTCGGCTTCGTCCCGGAGCGGCTGTCCTTCGGGCGGGCGCTGGCGGCGCAGCTGGCGGGGTCGTTCGTGAAGCTGGTGTCGCCGGGCGGGGTCGGCGGGGTGGCGCTGAACACGCGGTTCCTGCAGTCGGCCGGGATCCCGACGGCGCAGGCGCTGTCCAGCGTCGGGGCCTCGCAGCTGATCGGGCTGGGGCTGCACCTGGTGCAGTTGGCGCTTTTCGGTGCGCTGCTCGGGCTGGGTCCGGCGGCCGGTTCGGAGTCGAAGCTGCCGGACCCGTGGGTGATGGGCCTGGCGCTGGCCGGGGTCGGGGTGCTGCTGCTGTCGGTGGTGGCGGTGCCGGTGCTGCGACGGCGGGTGCAGACGCTGCTGCGCCCGCTGCGGGCGGAGGTGCTGCCGCGCCTGCTGGACCTGTTGCAGCAGCCGGGGAAGCTGGCCGCGGGCCTGGCGGGGCAGCTGCTGGTGTCGATGGCGTTCGTGGTCTGTCTGTACTGCTGTGTGCAGGCGGTGGGGCGGCAGCCGGACTTCTCGGCGGTGGCGGTGACCTTCCTGGCCGGCAACGCGGTGGGCAGCGCGGCGCCGACGCCGGGCGGTGTGGGCGGCGTCGAGACGGTGATGACCAAGATGCTGGCGAGCACCGGGGCGATGGACGAGGGTGCGGCGCTGGCGGCCGTGATGCTGTTCCGGCTGCTGGTGTTCCTGTTGCCGGTGCTGCCGGGGTGGGCGGCGTTCGCCTGGTTGCAGCGGCGCAAGGCGCTCTGA
- a CDS encoding AraC family transcriptional regulator, which translates to MDILTEAVAFMRSDTPRTARTECRAPWGLRFNEAAGAGFHIVMSGSCWLIRPDGSTIPLAAGDVVFLRSGAEHVLADDPDSPAEAFCPDRADRTSPIGRFTIDGPGARTVLLCGSYHLDHERPHPLVAALPEIIHLPARRDRHLALRSAIEMLGAELDDPRPGSDGIATELIDLLLLYILRAWFDDQPADATAGWAAALTDPAIAPALRAIHADPAEGWTVEGLAASAGLSRAAFARRFTAMVGEPPLAYLTRWRMTCAARMLRHSDTPLGVVGGRVGYGSEFAFAKAFKRAHGVPPGQYRRRLRAAA; encoded by the coding sequence ATGGACATCCTCACCGAGGCCGTGGCCTTCATGCGCTCCGACACCCCGCGCACCGCCCGCACCGAATGCCGCGCCCCCTGGGGCCTGCGCTTCAACGAGGCCGCCGGCGCCGGCTTCCACATCGTGATGTCCGGCTCCTGCTGGCTGATCCGCCCGGACGGCTCCACCATCCCCCTCGCCGCCGGGGACGTCGTCTTCCTGCGCAGCGGCGCCGAACACGTCCTCGCCGACGACCCGGACTCACCCGCCGAGGCCTTCTGCCCCGACCGCGCCGACCGCACCTCGCCCATCGGCCGGTTCACCATCGACGGCCCCGGCGCCCGCACCGTCCTGCTCTGCGGCTCCTACCACCTCGACCACGAACGCCCCCACCCGCTCGTCGCCGCCCTCCCCGAGATCATCCACCTCCCCGCCCGCCGCGACCGCCACCTCGCCCTGCGCTCCGCCATCGAGATGCTCGGCGCCGAACTCGACGACCCCCGCCCCGGCTCCGACGGCATCGCCACCGAACTGATCGACCTGCTGCTGCTCTACATCCTCCGCGCCTGGTTCGACGACCAGCCCGCCGACGCCACCGCCGGCTGGGCCGCCGCCCTCACCGACCCGGCCATAGCCCCCGCCCTGCGCGCCATCCACGCCGACCCCGCCGAGGGCTGGACCGTCGAGGGCCTCGCCGCCAGTGCCGGACTCTCCCGCGCCGCCTTCGCCCGCCGCTTCACCGCCATGGTCGGCGAACCCCCGCTCGCCTACCTCACCCGCTGGCGGATGACCTGCGCCGCCCGGATGCTCCGCCACTCCGACACCCCGCTCGGCGTGGTCGGCGGCCGGGTCGGCTACGGCTCCGAGTTCGCCTTCGCCAAGGCCTTCAAGCGCGCCCACGGCGTCCCGCCCGGCCAGTACCGCCGCCGGCTCCGGGCCGCCGCCTGA
- a CDS encoding tyrosine-protein phosphatase, whose amino-acid sequence MTDDRRLVWDGCLNVRDLGGLPTVDGRRTRRGAVVRADNLDRLTAEGWAALAAHGIRTVVDLRNDEEYRPLLPLPEGVELVRVPLDALAGPDWWARFGGLDGTPLAFRPYLDHCREAVAAVVAAVGRARPGGVVVHCGAGRDRTGLATLVLLALAGVEHTAIAADYQLSTANLQPLWGMLGRPDETELIEKILRDAGTTAEDVLLQVLTEFDPEGYLPPADATAVRTRLLP is encoded by the coding sequence ATGACGGACGATCGCCGGCTGGTCTGGGACGGCTGCCTCAACGTACGGGACCTCGGCGGTCTGCCCACCGTGGACGGCCGCCGCACCCGCCGCGGCGCCGTCGTCCGTGCCGACAACCTCGACCGGCTCACCGCCGAGGGCTGGGCCGCGCTCGCCGCCCACGGCATCCGGACCGTGGTCGACCTGCGCAATGACGAGGAGTACCGGCCGCTGCTGCCGCTGCCCGAGGGCGTCGAGCTGGTCCGGGTGCCGCTGGACGCGCTGGCCGGCCCCGACTGGTGGGCCCGGTTCGGCGGGCTGGACGGCACCCCGCTGGCCTTCCGCCCGTACCTCGACCACTGCCGGGAGGCGGTGGCGGCCGTCGTCGCCGCGGTCGGCCGGGCCCGGCCGGGCGGGGTGGTGGTGCACTGCGGCGCGGGCCGCGACCGCACCGGGCTGGCCACCCTCGTCCTGCTCGCCCTCGCGGGCGTCGAGCACACCGCCATCGCGGCCGACTACCAGCTGAGCACCGCCAACCTCCAGCCGCTGTGGGGGATGCTCGGCCGGCCCGACGAGACCGAGCTGATCGAGAAGATCCTCCGCGACGCCGGCACCACCGCCGAGGACGTCCTCCTCCAGGTCCTCACCGAGTTCGACCCCGAGGGCTACCTCCCGCCCGCCGACGCCACCGCCGTCCGCACCCGCCTGCTGCCCTGA
- a CDS encoding ATP-dependent DNA ligase, producing MHLADVAQTSREIGLTSSRTEKIALLAGLFRRTEPAEAPVVITYLAGRLPQGRIGVGWRTLQEPVPPAAEPRLDVLEVDAALTRLAAVAGKGAQAERKRLVEELMGAATAEEQLFLLRLIGGELRQGALDALAVEGLAVVCGAPAAEVRRALMLSGSLGGLAERLLAEGPSVLGEFTLTVGRPVLPMLAHTAKDVDEAIDRLGPCALEEKLDGVRIQVHRDGEAVRIFTRTLAEITERLPEVVALVAGLPARQAVLDGEVLALDEQGRPRLFQETSGRVASTADRAPLDAAVSNAALALSPVFFDLLAVDGRDLLDLTSAERHEQLARLVPESSRVRRLVVADPDDPAARDAARAFTATATGEHRHEGVVVKALDAPYSAGRRGTSWLKVKPVHTLDLVVLAAEWGHGRRTGLLSNLHLGARRPDGSFAMLGKTFKGLTDAVLAWQTERLQQLAVSREPWGVVVRPELVVEIAFDGVQRSTRYPDGVALRFARVLRYRDDKPATEADTLAAVLQAASGHHPASDTAGGTG from the coding sequence ATGCACCTGGCTGACGTCGCCCAGACCTCGCGGGAGATCGGCCTGACCTCCTCCCGCACGGAGAAGATCGCGCTGCTGGCCGGCCTGTTCCGGCGGACCGAACCGGCCGAGGCGCCGGTGGTGATCACCTACCTGGCGGGACGGCTCCCGCAGGGCCGGATCGGGGTGGGCTGGCGGACCTTGCAGGAGCCGGTGCCGCCGGCGGCCGAGCCGCGGCTCGACGTGCTGGAGGTGGACGCGGCACTGACCCGCCTGGCGGCCGTGGCGGGCAAGGGCGCACAAGCGGAACGCAAGCGCCTGGTCGAGGAGTTGATGGGCGCGGCGACGGCCGAGGAGCAGCTGTTCCTGCTCCGGCTGATCGGCGGGGAGCTGCGCCAGGGGGCGCTGGACGCGCTGGCGGTGGAGGGGCTGGCGGTGGTCTGCGGGGCGCCGGCGGCCGAGGTGCGGCGGGCGTTGATGCTGTCGGGTTCGCTGGGCGGCTTGGCCGAGCGGCTGCTGGCCGAAGGACCGTCCGTCCTGGGCGAGTTCACGCTGACGGTGGGCCGCCCGGTGCTGCCGATGCTGGCGCACACGGCGAAGGACGTGGACGAGGCGATCGACCGGCTCGGGCCGTGCGCGTTGGAGGAGAAGCTGGACGGGGTGCGCATCCAGGTGCACCGCGACGGCGAGGCGGTACGGATCTTCACCCGGACGCTGGCCGAGATCACCGAGCGGCTGCCGGAGGTGGTCGCCCTGGTGGCCGGGTTGCCGGCGCGGCAGGCGGTGCTGGACGGCGAGGTGCTGGCACTGGACGAGCAGGGGCGGCCGCGACTGTTCCAGGAGACCTCCGGCCGGGTCGCCTCGACCGCCGACCGCGCTCCCCTGGATGCCGCGGTTTCCAACGCGGCGCTCGCCCTCTCCCCGGTCTTCTTCGACCTGCTGGCGGTGGACGGCCGCGACCTCCTGGACCTCACCTCCGCCGAGCGGCACGAGCAACTCGCACGCCTGGTACCGGAGTCGTCCCGGGTCCGCCGCCTGGTGGTGGCCGATCCGGACGACCCGGCCGCCCGTGACGCGGCCCGCGCGTTCACGGCCACGGCCACCGGCGAGCACCGGCACGAGGGTGTGGTGGTCAAGGCGCTGGACGCGCCGTACAGCGCGGGGCGGCGCGGCACCTCCTGGCTGAAGGTGAAGCCGGTGCACACGCTGGACCTGGTGGTGCTGGCCGCCGAGTGGGGGCACGGCCGGCGCACCGGGCTGCTCTCCAACCTCCACCTCGGCGCCCGCCGCCCGGACGGTTCCTTCGCCATGCTCGGCAAGACCTTCAAGGGCCTGACCGACGCCGTCCTCGCCTGGCAGACCGAACGCCTCCAGCAGCTGGCCGTCTCCCGCGAACCCTGGGGCGTGGTGGTCCGCCCCGAACTCGTCGTCGAGATCGCCTTCGACGGCGTCCAGCGCTCCACCCGCTACCCCGACGGCGTCGCCCTCCGCTTCGCGCGCGTCCTCCGCTACCGCGACGACAAACCCGCCACCGAGGCCGACACCCTCGCCGCCGTCCTCCAGGCGGCCAGCGGCCACCACCCCGCCTCTGACACGGCCGGCGGCACGGGCTAG
- a CDS encoding GNAT family N-acetyltransferase gives MIFRTAARRDLPAVLALLADEDRVVDPASVVVDAAYETAFAAIEADPRNEVMVLDEGDGTVLGCLQLTYIPGLGKRGRERALVEAVRIRADRRGTGLGRELMTRAVDRARERGCGLVQLTSAKRRGDAHRFYASLGFDRSHDGFKLTL, from the coding sequence ATGATCTTCCGTACCGCCGCCCGCCGCGACCTCCCCGCCGTCCTCGCCCTGCTGGCGGACGAGGACCGCGTGGTCGATCCGGCGTCCGTCGTGGTGGACGCGGCGTACGAGACGGCGTTCGCCGCGATCGAGGCGGACCCGCGCAACGAGGTGATGGTGCTGGACGAGGGCGACGGCACCGTCCTCGGCTGCCTCCAGCTCACCTACATCCCGGGGCTCGGGAAGCGCGGCAGGGAGCGCGCCCTGGTCGAGGCGGTCCGGATCCGTGCGGACCGGCGCGGTACGGGCCTGGGCCGGGAGCTGATGACCCGCGCCGTGGACCGCGCCCGGGAGCGCGGCTGCGGGCTGGTCCAGCTGACCAGCGCCAAGCGTCGCGGCGACGCCCACCGCTTCTACGCCTCGCTCGGCTTCGACCGCAGCCACGACGGCTTCAAGCTGACGCTCTGA
- a CDS encoding RNA polymerase sigma factor, giving the protein MWRVHRAEHHGVGGHDPTGTPSGAHDPYRTPAPPGHPPDRRTDLTAAVEAARQGDEEAFRLLFRAVQPGLLRYLRVLVGGRAEDAEDIASEAWLQIARDLHTFTGDSDGFRGWAATVARNRALDHLRRQRRRPVADLPVEFLAELAAAEDTAGSAIATVATSDALALIAGLPRDQAEAVLLRVVLELDAESAARVLGKRSGSVRMAAHRGLRKLAKLLESSGGVAAGVPRQKPLEKSSRKGVTPAGAATLKDMR; this is encoded by the coding sequence ATGTGGCGGGTGCACAGAGCAGAACACCACGGGGTGGGCGGCCACGACCCGACCGGTACCCCTTCAGGTGCCCACGACCCGTACAGGACCCCCGCACCGCCAGGGCACCCGCCCGACCGCCGGACCGACCTCACCGCGGCCGTCGAGGCCGCCCGGCAGGGCGACGAGGAGGCGTTCCGGCTGCTGTTCCGGGCCGTCCAGCCGGGCCTGCTGCGCTACCTGCGGGTCCTGGTCGGCGGCCGGGCCGAGGACGCCGAGGACATCGCCTCCGAGGCGTGGCTCCAGATCGCCCGCGACCTGCACACCTTCACCGGCGACTCGGACGGCTTCCGGGGCTGGGCCGCCACCGTCGCCCGCAACCGGGCCCTCGACCACCTGCGCCGCCAGCGCCGCCGTCCGGTGGCCGACCTGCCGGTCGAGTTCCTCGCCGAGCTCGCCGCCGCCGAGGACACCGCGGGCAGCGCCATCGCCACCGTCGCCACCTCCGACGCCCTCGCGCTGATCGCCGGACTGCCCCGCGACCAGGCCGAGGCCGTCCTGCTGCGGGTGGTGCTGGAACTGGACGCCGAGAGCGCCGCCCGCGTCCTCGGCAAGCGCTCCGGCAGCGTCCGGATGGCCGCCCACCGGGGCCTGCGCAAGCTCGCCAAGCTGCTGGAGAGCAGTGGAGGAGTCGCCGCCGGAGTACCCCGGCAGAAGCCGCTGGAAAAAAGTTCTCGGAAAGGTGTGACACCCGCCGGGGCCGCGACGCTGAAGGACATGAGATGA
- a CDS encoding winged helix DNA-binding domain-containing protein, whose amino-acid sequence MKVTHGQVLAWRLRQQGLAPRLTASAEELVERLAGVQAQVPSAAELAVAVRQREPRPAGVEQALAARTLVRTWAMRGTLHLLAARHAPAYLSLMAAARTWEKPSWQRAFGVAPAQMAALGEAVEEVLDGPPLTRQELTEALVARPGFAGLREQLTSGWGTVLKPLAWTGRLCNGPSRGTRTTTFTSPAAWLPDWPGLPDPEEAAAAVIPAYLGAHGPASPEVFDAWLIRGASRKAQLRGWFAALGDGLAQVEVDGVPGWLRAGDVDVLAATDPSREVRLLPGFDQYVLGPGTADTRLIAAERRKAVSRTAGWISPVVVFGGRVVGVWEFTDGVVDVRLFAEEGGVPEAGLEAEAARLAACTGEVRTLSVRTV is encoded by the coding sequence ATGAAGGTGACGCACGGGCAGGTGCTGGCCTGGCGGCTGCGGCAGCAGGGCCTGGCGCCGCGGCTGACGGCCTCCGCCGAGGAGTTGGTGGAGCGCCTGGCCGGGGTGCAGGCCCAGGTGCCGTCCGCCGCCGAACTGGCGGTCGCGGTACGGCAGCGCGAACCGCGTCCGGCCGGGGTCGAGCAGGCGCTGGCCGCCCGGACGCTGGTCCGCACCTGGGCCATGCGCGGCACGCTGCATCTGCTCGCGGCCCGGCACGCGCCCGCGTACCTGTCGCTGATGGCGGCGGCCAGGACCTGGGAGAAGCCGTCCTGGCAGCGGGCCTTCGGGGTGGCGCCGGCGCAGATGGCGGCGCTGGGCGAGGCGGTGGAGGAGGTGCTGGACGGTCCGCCGCTGACCCGGCAGGAGCTCACCGAGGCGCTGGTCGCCCGGCCGGGGTTCGCCGGGCTGCGGGAGCAGCTGACCTCCGGCTGGGGCACGGTGCTCAAGCCGCTGGCCTGGACGGGGCGGCTGTGCAACGGTCCGTCCCGGGGCACCCGGACGACGACCTTCACCTCGCCCGCCGCCTGGCTGCCCGACTGGCCCGGGCTGCCGGACCCGGAGGAGGCGGCGGCCGCCGTGATCCCCGCCTACCTGGGCGCGCACGGGCCGGCGTCCCCGGAGGTGTTCGACGCCTGGCTGATCCGCGGCGCCTCGCGGAAGGCGCAGCTGCGCGGCTGGTTCGCGGCGCTGGGGGACGGGCTGGCGCAGGTGGAGGTGGACGGCGTACCGGGGTGGCTGCGGGCGGGGGACGTGGACGTGCTGGCGGCGACCGATCCGTCGCGGGAGGTGCGGCTGCTGCCGGGGTTCGACCAGTACGTGTTGGGTCCCGGCACGGCGGACACCCGGCTGATCGCCGCGGAGCGCCGCAAGGCGGTGAGCCGGACGGCGGGGTGGATCTCGCCGGTGGTGGTGTTCGGGGGCCGGGTGGTCGGGGTGTGGGAGTTCACCGACGGCGTGGTGGACGTCCGGCTGTTCGCGGAGGAGGGCGGGGTGCCGGAGGCGGGCCTGGAGGCGGAGGCCGCCCGCCTGGCGGCCTGCACGGGCGAGGTCCGCACCCTGTCCGTCCGCACCGTCTGA
- a CDS encoding NADP-dependent oxidoreductase: MRAVTQQSFGEPDVLTVGEVARPEPLITEVLVKVRAAGVNPVDAYVRAGAFPLLGEPPFVLGWDVSGVVEQVGAGVNRFAVGDEVYGMPFFPRAAGGYGEYVAAPSRHFARKPKGLDHAQAAALPLAGLTAWQALVDAARLQPGQRVLIHGGAGGVGHLAVQIAKALGAEVYATASAAKHEFVRELGADHLIDYTAGDFAEGLTDLDAVFDTVGSGTGLRSLPVLRDGGVLATITEHFDEELAARVTADGKRYAGVVVEPDHVGLEALTDLVETGRLKPFVEHVLPLEEAAQAHRLIESRRTKGKIVLAL; encoded by the coding sequence ATGCGCGCCGTAACCCAGCAGTCCTTCGGAGAGCCGGACGTCCTCACGGTGGGCGAGGTGGCCCGGCCCGAGCCGCTGATCACCGAGGTCCTGGTGAAGGTCCGGGCGGCGGGGGTGAACCCGGTGGACGCGTACGTCCGGGCGGGGGCCTTCCCGCTGCTGGGCGAGCCGCCGTTCGTGCTCGGCTGGGACGTGTCCGGGGTGGTGGAGCAGGTCGGGGCGGGGGTGAACCGGTTCGCGGTCGGCGACGAGGTGTACGGCATGCCGTTCTTCCCGCGGGCGGCGGGCGGGTACGGCGAGTACGTGGCGGCGCCGTCGCGGCACTTCGCCCGGAAGCCGAAGGGCCTGGACCACGCGCAGGCGGCGGCGCTGCCGCTGGCGGGCCTGACGGCCTGGCAGGCGCTGGTGGACGCGGCCCGGTTGCAGCCGGGGCAGCGGGTGCTGATCCACGGCGGCGCCGGCGGGGTCGGCCACCTGGCGGTGCAGATCGCCAAGGCACTGGGCGCGGAGGTGTACGCGACGGCGAGCGCGGCGAAGCACGAGTTCGTCCGGGAGCTCGGGGCCGACCACCTGATCGACTACACGGCCGGGGACTTCGCTGAGGGGCTGACCGACCTGGACGCGGTGTTCGACACCGTGGGGTCGGGCACCGGGCTTCGGTCGCTTCCGGTGCTGCGCGACGGCGGCGTGCTGGCCACCATCACCGAGCACTTCGACGAGGAGCTGGCCGCGCGGGTGACCGCGGACGGCAAGCGGTACGCCGGCGTGGTCGTGGAGCCGGACCACGTGGGTCTGGAGGCGCTGACCGACTTGGTGGAGACGGGCCGGCTGAAGCCGTTCGTGGAGCATGTGCTGCCGCTGGAGGAGGCGGCGCAGGCGCACCGCCTGATCGAGTCGCGCCGGACCAAGGGCAAGATCGTGCTGGCGCTCTGA